The genomic stretch GTGATGGCGGAACGCCCCCGCCCATGTATCTCACTCCCCAGGAGAAGGACAAGCTGCTGATCGTCACCGCAGCGCTTCTGGCGGAGCGTCGGCTGCAGCGGGGTCTGCGCCTCAACCATCCCGAGGCCGTGGCCTGGCTCAGCTTTCTCGTGCTGGAGGGGGCCCGCGACGGTCGCAGCGTGGCTGA from Synechococcus sp. CBW1107 encodes the following:
- a CDS encoding urease subunit gamma — translated: MYLTPQEKDKLLIVTAALLAERRLQRGLRLNHPEAVAWLSFLVLEGARDGRSVAELMAEGTTWLSREQVMEGVPELIPEVQMEATFPDGTKLVTLHEPIR